From the Montipora capricornis isolate CH-2021 chromosome 2, ASM3666992v2, whole genome shotgun sequence genome, one window contains:
- the LOC138029854 gene encoding uncharacterized protein produces MLKMSTNEEIYRLDSLLKDASPSTRLNKNQSRMSGAPSFDDAKDNVANIYSPQRHIDPFLSSVRNHRNGFSRSMVDLSSSRSMNRKSVMFEEDLFAQKEIIQRARNRFKELELKYPEIFKKSRTPSVLSSRLSRQSVSFDRPESPELKSVERKEIQTAKTDTLQVEISGEDSRAAVTISRRKPPPLSAAMKLHYLEDSCDSAFDEIDHDRESLHSKTSREPTPPTFGHSKQFLYPGESVESDKDSGISTDRSHTPHWRPAETERCLDLGLSEKHCLPLKSKSMTALSSPRRNSLDYQGINFDTTRQREDRRGILKSVAYRNQEIKADSLDIPESASYCQARQNRSGSVLSANIRRGSSIYRRSIFSDSSSCGGSQDEPDSDAETIYSVQSEFILRPHMSARERYFSTYQLKPITETDPRDVMVNHKWRSMPELPRNSSFGNDGLSFRDSLQGGFDEKKKKKKRKFGRRSGLYIVNDVPISEKPRLTTNKGKRRSKIFSKKAKKSSLHVNESTKKWFDSQTAVSRPTGGQSLGKIVAMREDLGGAYVLELQRSPGGLFGFFIQKGYKQYKGGVFVSRIMDCSASKFMAGLLNPGDEILEINGESTINQTMSEVHNVLANSDKLVLTVLPILGRKDW; encoded by the exons ATGCTAAAAATGTCGACGAACGAGGAAATATATAGATTGGATAGTCTGTTAAAAGACGCAAGCCCTTCAACCCGGTTGAACAAAAATCAAAGCCGAATGTCAGGTGCTCCGAGTTTCGACGATGCCAAAGACAACGTTGCAAACATTTACTCTCCGCAGAGACATATTGATCCTTTCTTGTCATCTGTTCGTAACCACAGGAATGGATTTTCTAGGAGCATGGTTGACCTTTCTTCGTCGAGGAGCATGAATCGAAAAAGCGTTATGTTCGAAGAAGATCTCTTTGCCCAAAAAGAAATCATACAACGAGCACGGAACCGCTTTAAAGAATTGGAGCTCAAGTACccagaaatttttaaaaaatctagaACCCCTTCGGTTTTATCGTCCAGGTTGAGCAGGCAGTCTGTGAGTTTTGATCGCCCGGAGTCGCCTGAACTGAAATCAGTGGAGCGAAAAGAAATACAAACAGCGAAAACAGATACTTTACAAGTGGAAATAAGTGGTGAAGACTCTCGTGCTGCTGTCACTATATCAAGAAGAAAACCGCCGCCTCTCTCAGCAGCCATGAAACTTCATTATCTTGAGGATAGCTGCGACAGTGCGTTCGATGAAATCGACCATGATCGAGAGTCCCTGCATTCGAAGACCTCTCGGGAACCTACACCTCCGACTTTTGGGCATAGTAAACAATTTCTATATCCCGGGGAAAGTGTAGAATCAGACAAGGACAGTGGGATTTCGACTGATCGCTCTCATACGCCACACTGGCGACCTGCTGAAACAGAAAGATGCTTAGATCTTGGGTTAAGCGAAAAGCATTGCCTTCCTTTGAAATCCAAGAGTATGACAGCGTTGTCGTCTCCAAGGAGAAATTCCCTTGATTATCAAGGGATCAATTTTGACACAACGAGGCAGAGAGAAGATCGGCGAGGAATTCTAAAATCTGTAGCTTATAGAAATCAAGAGATCAAAGCTGACAGCCTCGACATACCCGAATCTGCATCTTATTGCCAGGCAAGACAAAATCGAAGTGGATCAGTGTTGAGTGCCAATATTCGAAGGG GATCCAGCATATATCGGAGAAGTATTTTTTCAGACAGCAGTAGTTGTGGTGGAAGTCAAGATGAACCTGATTCTGATGCTGAAACTATTTATAGTGTACAAAGTGAATTTATCTTGCGTCCCCACATGTCAGCCCGGGAAAGATATTTCAGCACATATCAGCTCAAACCAATTACTGAGACGGATCCAAGAGATGTGATGGTTAATCATAAATGGAGAAGCATGCCAGAGCTTCCAAGGAACAGTAGCTTTGGAAATGATGGTTTATCTTTCCGTGATTCTTTGCAAGGTGGTTTTgatgaaaagaagaagaaaaagaagaggaaatttGGTCGGCGATCTGGTTTGTACATTGTCAATGATGTGCCAATCAGTGAGAAGCCAAGGCTGACAACCAATAAGGGAAAAAGGAGGAGCAAGATTTTCAgcaaaaaagccaaaaaaagttCCTTGCATGTAAATGAATCGACCAAGAAATGGTTTGACTCTCAAACTGCTGTCAGCCGACCAACAGGGGGACAAAGCTTAGGAAAAATCGTTGCGATGCGTGAAGATCTTGGAGGTGCTTATGTTTTGGAACTTCAGAGGAGCCCAGGTGGCTTGTTTGGGTTTTTTATTCAAAAAGGATACAAGCAGTACAAAGGAGGAGTTTTTGTCAGTCGTATCATGGACTGTTCTGCATCAAAATTCATGGCTGGACTCCTTAATCCTGGTGATGAGATTCTTGAGATTAATGGAGAAAGCACGATAAACCAGACTATGTCAGAAGTACACAACGTCTTGGCGAACTCAGACAAACTTGTTTTGACTGTGCTTCCAATTCTGGGTAGAAAAGACTGGTAA
- the LOC138029861 gene encoding syntaxin-6-like: protein MSLEDPFFVVKGEVQKAVNNVQSLYRRWQDLLDNPRTVGKDEYNWTTNELRNNLRSIEWDLEDLDETVGIVEANPRKFNIDITEVHHRKQFIKQTRDSVNNIKEHMNSPSAKAKVENSSRDALLGKRNDKPKDRYSRLDNEIEKSNQGFIVDQQQQQELMIRAQDEQLDMVGHSVGVLKTMGKKIGDEIEEQNLILDDFGHELEMTDSKLQQTVLKVEKVLRLSDDKRQTCVLVALIVIMIIIIILFVAL from the exons ATGTCGTTGGAAGACCCGTTTTTCGTTGTGAAAGG GGAAGTGCAAAAAGCGGTTAACAATGTGCAAAGTCTGTATAGAAGGTGGCAAGATCTGTTGGACAATCCTCGTACGGTTGGAAAAGATGAATATAACTGGACAACAAATGAACTACGCAACAACCTTAGAAGTATTGAATGGGATTTAGAAGATCTTGATGAAACTGTAGGGATAGTTGAAGCAAATCCAAGGAAATTTAACATTGATATCACTGAGGTTCATCACAGAAAGCAATTCATAAAACAGACAAGAGACAGTGTAAATAACATCAAGGAACACATGAACAGTCCATCTGCTAAAGCTAAAGTGGAAAACTCATCAAGAGAT GCCCTTTTAGGAAAAAGAAATGATAAACCAAAAGACAGATACTCAAGACTGGATAACGAGATAGAAAAGTCAAATCAAGGGTTTATTGTGgatcagcaacaacaacaggag ctGATGATTCGAGCACAAGATGAACAGTTAGATATGGTGGGACACAGTGTTGGAGTGCTAAAAACCATGGGGAAGAAGATAGGAGACGAAATTGAAGAGCAAAATTT AATCTTAGATGATTTTGGACATGAATTAGAAATGACAGACTCCAAGTTGCAACAAACTGTTCTCAAAGTAGAGAAGGTCCTCAGATTGTCTGATG ATAAAAGGCAAACCTGTGTACTTGTGGCATTGATTGtcattatgattatcattattattttatttgtagCATTATAA